The Tardiphaga alba genome includes a window with the following:
- the rpsT gene encoding 30S ribosomal protein S20 gives MANTTSAKKATRKIARRTIVNKSRRTQMRSALRTVEDAIKTGDVNAAKEAMKAAEPALMKAAQQNIVHKNLASRKVSRLTHQIAKLAQ, from the coding sequence ATGGCCAATACGACCTCCGCCAAGAAGGCGACCCGCAAGATCGCGCGCCGCACCATCGTCAACAAGTCGCGCCGCACCCAGATGCGTTCGGCCCTCCGCACCGTTGAAGACGCCATCAAGACCGGCGACGTCAACGCAGCGAAGGAAGCGATGAAGGCTGCCGAGCCCGCCCTCATGAAGGCCGCCCAGCAGAACATCGTTCACAAGAACCTGGCCAGCCGCAAGGTCTCGCGCCTGACGCACCAGATCGCGAAGCTCGCTCAGTAA